One stretch of Streptomyces sp. NBC_00443 DNA includes these proteins:
- a CDS encoding DUF3574 domain-containing protein, which produces MNVQLTRTGTALTVSGLLLAVGAPTAYATLDDGTAPAPSRGEPYVETQLFFGTARPDGGPAVTDRQFMAFVDREVTPDFPDGLTVQSGRGRWRDASGAIEKERSHELILLYPVERATANDGKIEEIRRAYAKQYGQEAVARVDDRARADF; this is translated from the coding sequence ATGAATGTGCAACTCACCCGAACCGGGACCGCCTTGACGGTGTCCGGTCTGCTGCTGGCCGTCGGTGCGCCCACCGCGTACGCCACCCTCGACGACGGAACCGCCCCGGCGCCGTCGCGGGGGGAGCCGTACGTCGAGACACAGCTCTTCTTCGGCACCGCGCGCCCCGACGGCGGTCCGGCCGTCACCGACCGGCAGTTCATGGCGTTCGTCGACAGGGAGGTCACGCCGGACTTCCCGGACGGCCTGACCGTGCAGAGCGGGCGCGGGCGGTGGCGGGACGCGAGCGGGGCGATCGAGAAGGAGCGGTCGCACGAGCTGATCCTGCTGTACCCGGTGGAGCGGGCGACCGCGAACGACGGGAAGATCGAGGAGATCCGCCGGGCCTACGCGAAGCAGTACGGCCAGGAGGCCGTGGCTAGGGTGGACGACAGGGCCAGGGCGGACTTCTGA